A region of Vigna radiata var. radiata cultivar VC1973A chromosome 6, Vradiata_ver6, whole genome shotgun sequence DNA encodes the following proteins:
- the LOC111241837 gene encoding transcription termination factor MTERF5, chloroplastic-like, whose translation MNTIICHRLRLSPKLLLYSFPKPSFSFSTTTSDSVSFTISYLTNTCGFTPEAALKLSKRLRFNTAQKPDSVFSFFQTHGFSAPQIHRILRKCPELMVCDPTRRLLPKFNFLTSKGVSPSDVVSIVTKNPRFLCRSLENCIFPTFQLLRRFFPSDLRALTVFVAFPSAIGHCRMASNVERLLNAGVAHVGIRHLLSTRSFVLCSNLRTLLEEVKLLGFDPLKVTFTVALQVKITVPKPLWVAKVDVLKKWGWSEDEVLVAFRKHPAMMLCSMEKLDALTGFWVGRLGWDRSELIAYPWLFSYSLDKRLVPRALVLQHLLSRGLVKKDACISTLFCD comes from the exons ATGAACACTATTATCTGCCACCGCCTAAGGCTAAGTCCAAAACTTCTTCTCTATTCTTTCCCCAAACCCTCTTTCTCGTTCTCAACAACCACTTCCGATTCTGTCTCCTTCACCATATCCTACCTCACCAACACCTGCGGCTTCACACCAGAGGCTGCACTGAAACTATCCAAACGACTTCGTTTCAACACCGCCCAAAAACCCGATTCcgtcttctccttcttccaaaCCCACGGTTTCTCCGCCCCCCAGATCCACCGCATCCTCAGGAAGTGCCCCGAACTCATGGTATGCGACCCCACCCGAAGGCTTCTCCCCAAATTCAACTTCTTGACCTCCAAAGGTGTTTCTCCTTCCGACGTCGTTTCCATTGTCACTAAGAACCCCCGTTTCCTCTGTCGCAGCCTCGAAAACTGCATCTTCCCCACCTTCCAACTCCTCCGAAGGTTCTTTCCCTCCGACCTCAGGGCCCTCACTGTTTTCGTCGCCTTTCCCTCTGCCATCGGCCACTGTCGCATGGCATCAAACGTTGAAAGGTTGCTCAACGCCGGAGTCGCGCACGTCGGCATTCGGCACTTGCTATCCACTCGGTCTTTTGTTCTCTGCTCCAACCTGAGAACCCTTTTGGAGGAAGTGAAGCTGTTGGGGTTTGACCCTCTGAAGGTAACCTTCACTGTTGCCCTTCAGGTCAAAATTACTGTTCCGAAACCCCTTTGGGTTGCCAAAGTCGACGTGTTGAAGAAATGGGGTTGGTCTGAGGATGAGGTTTTGGTTGCGTTTAGGAAACACCCTGCAATGATGCTCTGTTCCATGGAGAAACTTGATGCCCTGACGGGGTTTTGGGTGGGTCGGCTTGGATGGGATCGTTCTGAGCTTATTGCGTACCCTTGGTTGTTTAGCTACAGTTTGGACAAAAGACTCGTTCCGAGGGCTTTGGTTCTGCAGCATCTTCTCTCCAGAGGATTGGTGAAGAAGGATGCTTGCATCTCCACCCTATTTT GTGATTGA